TTTACAAGATATAAGCACATCCGTCATCAAAAGTATTGAATTTCTTTAAGCTCATTAAATCTTGACACCAAATTCCAAGTGTCCTACCATCAGATGTACCTTCAATATGTGGATGGCCTTTCTCTTAAGGAAGCTAAGAAAAAACCTTTTATcagttttcttttcacttttcttaGAGCCTGTGTATTTCTGGTTATACCATGCCTGAAATGCATTAATGAAAAGGAATAGATGCAAAGATGGTGAAACAACAGAAGTATATTTGCTCAAAAATTCTCTGCCCAAATGCAGAACATTTGGCCAATGTTAGAAACTATATTAGTCTTCACAAAATATGGTTTTCCAGAACCATCACTACTGCACAGTTGTCAATCACACTAGCTATGTATAGATACAAGAACAGGAAACATGAGAAGCAAAAAGAACCTTACAAGTATTGCTACTTGGTACCCAAAGAAAGAACAGAATAAGAGTAAAACAATAAATATGCCATGCATTGCTCTTACGCAAACAAATATATGTTTATTCATTTATTACCAAGCTACAGCATTTTAATAGGAAACCTTAAGAAAGGGACAACAGTTCAAAGTCCATAGAGTTAATGAGGATACGCAGAGAACAATTACTCCAGTATGGCTCCACGACTCTATGCAGCCACCAAGGCTAAACCAATTATCCAAGAGAATAAGATATTCATgttatttctcaaaaaatcaGGTGCCGTTTCTGCACTAGATTACTTACttaaaatagataaaataagAACTAAAGAAGAAACTCTTGCagagataaaacaaaaaagcatgTCTTGACAAAGTAATAAGGAAAGACTAAAAAAGTTAATATATTCGTAGATAAAGAAACAACAATATACCTGATAAGCACAATGTaaagtttcttttccttgttgtcATCAGACCAAACCTGAAGATCTGAAAAGTTCCTCTGAAATTTATGCCTTGGAGTCTCACTTAGCACGAATGTTTCCCCTGGATTATCACCCCTTTCCCCTTCAGATAAATCTTCTGACATATCCTCTGTTGCATCCCTCCTTCCTTGCTCTCGTTCTAGTCTGCGGCTTGCTAGCCTTTGAAAATCTTCCCATTCCAACTGTCCAAAGAAAGCATGAAGAATTGAGCATAATTTGACTGGGATAATATGAGGAACTCTTGTCTGAAAAATGCACACCTACAAGCATAAACTCAGTCACATTTTCTAAATGACCCATCAGTTGCATTCAGAATATGCAGGGTTGCCAATGCTCCTATTAAATATTTGTTAGTTTGTATAAGATCAGCAGAATTGTTCATTTATCACCATCATGCTAAGGCAGATACACCTTGACACCAACACTATCGGCCTATGCCGATTCTGGAGGATAATGACATCCCACCATTTATTGCATCTCCAACAAGGTCTACTGGAAAGGAATTAGTTGCCGGTTGCTGTTTCCCTCGATGAATTTCACCACATATGCATTAAAGACGATGAGCAGGAAATgagcacacatgcatgcattattCATCTTTTCATGATATTAACACTGCCGTTATTGGACACTTTTCACTCCAGATATGCCAACCCCACAGGAGCAGCAGATAACGTAGCATCAGATCTGAAACTCACAGAATGTATAATGAAGTCTGTTAATGATTAGATATTTAATGATCTACAAGTTTGACATCAGCATTTGTACCTTGCCAAAAATACCAATTTGCAATGCAACTCAAATTGCCACATAGACAACCAAATGTTCTGTTGCAAATCATTATTTCATCGTCCAAAATCTTAAAGAATCAACAGAGGCAACCCTTGTCAGCCCAATGCCCTCTGGACCATGCCATGACTTGGACGTTCCCATACcatttgaaaataagaaaaaacgtAGAAAATCAACTTCAGGTCAATCTTCGTTAGTTGAGATGGATTTTTATGCCACCTTCAAATTCCTTTAGAGCAtacaaaacaagagaaaagtcAATGCCCATAATCCAAACCATGCAGCATGGTCGcaaactaaaagaagaaaacaagaacagaacAGCCCATTTGACAACTGTCTTATTACATTGTGCATATTCGTCCAACAAATAAAAGACCTAAACAACCCATTTTATATCATTAAATTACAAGAAACACATGGATTTTCCATTCTGCGATCAATCAAGTCATAAAGAGGATTGCAATAAAAGCCAGTCCTTGTAACACTACTCTCGTGTTTAATTACATTCAGAAAGAGGATACCAACAAGAAACTAAAGAAGGAAAGCAAATGAATAACAGAGACAGAGGAGAGCAACCTGCTTCTTCTTCCTGGCGAGGTGCCAGATGCGCCAGCACATGTTCTCCAGGCGGCTGCTGCGCTCGCGGGTGTTGCGAGTGGCGACCACCTTGATCCACGTCCGGTGGAGGTCGCTCTCGTCGACGCCCGTCACCACCTCCTCCACGAAGTACTTGGTCGGATTGAAGTGGCCGCGCTCCCTCACGTTCACCAGCATCGGCCGGCTGTCCTCCGCTATGGACGCCGCCCCGCTGTCCAGGATGGCCTCCAGGTACCCGTTTATCCATTCGTTCCCcgccatcttcttctccttcttggtGCCTGCTGTCTCTACGTTGTTCTTTCTGTTTGTACTTCTCCGGCTCTTTGGTGATGAAGAATGAGCGAATGAATTGATAGACGATGTATGATGCGATAGATCTCTGAACGTATCCTCTTGATACTACAGAGATATTGGAATATCTTCCTTGGGATAGAACTGctgtttttgttcttcatgcatatgtatacgcgagggagagagagagggacagggTGACTGACTCTGTCTTTGCAGTACGCAGGTTCTTAGAGAAGCTACGGTTTGTATCTTTTTCATCCTCCATTTTGTCTGAcggtggtggtgatgatggCAGGGGtggtgtagagagagagagacgcgcAGAGAGGCTCACAAGACGCAAGcaggatgagagagagagagagaacgagagaaaggCACGCACAGGACAGAGAGGCTCACAGGACGCAGGcaggatgagagagagaaagtgtgaCCCCACGTATCCGGCGGGCATTGTCTACGCGTCATCGTTTCACGTCGCCAGATGCCATACTCTGCTCAGTGCTCACTTCCGGGTTGTCTCGGCCTCAACCGAGCCTCTCCCACTctttcttattcatttattttatgtacatatataatggtgctttttaaaattatttcagCATCTAATCAGATCAAATGGTGCTTTTTAAAATTACTTCAGATCAAATGGTGCTTTTCAGAATTATCTAGACATCTGATTAGATCCGTCCAATCATattaaaccattaaaaaaatattaaaaaacgattacattttcataatttaatatcatttatatcttttttattatttttttattattgaaaaatcatcattcactcgtttatatatatatatatacataaaagttaaaatatgCGCTGCCTAGGTTTGATGCAGTGGACAAATTAGCGGTGGGAAGGGAATGTTTCCAAATTATTATTTGACAGCTTTTGTCTCGTTCCTGCTCATGTGTGAGTGCCGTGGGAGTACAGACATAAATGCAATTCATTGTTTGTATATTTAAATAAATTCTCTAGTGAAATTGCTGGGATGGGAAGGGGGCCCTCTCcttatattttagaaaaattcaaaatttatgtgtaaattaaaataatcgttatatatatatatatatatatatatatatatgtatatatataatttgaaaattttattttagttcatgttaaaattttaaaactataatttgatatctgcgacaaaaaatttctaacatCACCCCTGAATCCAACCATGAGGACAGTTGtctttccattgtttttaaCCCCAGactcatttttcatttaaatcattttgaCGCTTGAGCTAATGTACAACTTTGTTAAACTATAGTAACAAGAGTAAGCCTCAAAATGCATAGTTGGTTAGTTTAAGTGTTACTTTTATTCTCATAAATGTTAAGactataaataaaaacatgtgCACCACTAGAATTGAATAATATATCTTTTAACACCACCCAAAATTTCGAAAGCACCTTTGGATCCTGAGGGTGAAATCAGATAAACTAAATTGAtaagtttcttccttttttttcttttgagttttCACTGCATCCcataaaattgaaggaaaaaaaaaaaacatgaattattGGTTGTTCTGAAATGTACTAATGCAGCTATGATGCTGTCATATCAGCATCTTCTCGATCCTTTTCGAAAttatttcttaatattttttatgtttaaattgtTCCATGGGACCTAAAGAAATGTCACTTTTTGATGCAGGCGTGGGTAAAGCGAGTGATTGGTGGGGCCCCACACGTTCCACCACCACCAACTAAATGACTCTGTATCGTCATCTTCTCACCAGATCATTCATTGTCggagttcttttcttctttacaaTGGCAACTATTTATTATACAAAGGCATCTGAGTTAGTTCCCTGGCTTCTTTTGAAGTGGTGGAAATGCTTTATTAGTTCACCGATTGATTACAATTTTATAAGATACACTGTGGGAAGATTCGCTGTTTGCAGTTGAAATGTTTGCAGTTGAAAAAgatagttctctctctctctctctctctctaaagaatcATCCACTAGAAAATATGTCATGTTGGTAGTTGTGAAAAGTTTTTTCTCTTTCGAGTTTGTCACGTTCATAAgtgaaagttttgaaaaggaTTGCACTGAACTTTTCTAAGTGGGAAAGTGCAATTTTTTGGGAGCAAGTGGCATGAGTCACCATAAAATTTAATTAGATTTGTTTGTTATATTAGGGAGAGCGACACTATGacggagctagaattttttggtTGAAGGATACTCGCtataattttttggttgaaggGTACTCAATTATAAGCTCAGGTGTGATGTGGGCACCCcatgtaattttcaaaacatccTATACTCGTAATAttaatttcaactcattttaaataaatttttgattggTCGGCATAGTGTGGGCCATTGCCTACACGACCTCATGTATCTTTGCCATTAGGATgagcttctttctctctctctttatatatatatatatatatatatatatatatatatatatatatatatatatatatatatatatatatttgaatggtGAAAAAGATTTTGTTGGGGCACTCAAGAGGGCATTTGGCTACATATTATGCTCtttaagtatataatatatatattatttatttatctgattttaaatctttttaaCGTGTCACCCaattatttggatttgaaataaGCGGTTTTAGAACTAAATTGGCATCTGATATCGATACACAATCGAGATGCGATAAATATCTCAGaggatttacatataaattttagactTTATCTAAAGGCCATTTTAGTTTTAGAAAACATGGTATACATTATAAaactttattaaaattaattcgGTAAAGGTTGAATCTGACAACTTTGTTAAAATCCGTTTaacttccttttgttttatctgttttttttttcaatttattgtTCACGTGTCAGAGCAAACTTTTCCAGTAAAAGCAATTCTCCATTAACTGAGCAGCTTTAACCCCTTTCACCTTAATAAAGCACACAAAAACCTCGTGatctaaatgaaaaaattgtgttCTCTTTTTACCTTCTCCGGAACAAAATACTGAGACCTTCAAATGCAAAATTGTTATGATTTAGTGTATATCCAActattcctctctctttttatataatatatatatatatatgctaaatTGGTACTTCCAagtggaaatttttttcattaaatgatAGTTTAAAAAAACCATTTAGAATATTCTTTCGTCCAACAGCAATAAATAATTCAGCTTTTCTCAGAGTAGTACAAAATATATTATACGCAAGTTGCTGgtgttaaaaaatgaatgtcCTATCTATCATTCTTAATTCAGAAATACAATATGCCCCGGTATgttctattcttttcttcttccaactCAGCACGAACATCAGTATCAAAGCGCATTGTATAAACTTACTTCCGGATTTTACCTCCTCTAAGGTTAGATATTAAGATATATGAAATTAGTGCCTTATTCTTTGTTAGGAACACGTAAAAAAGTTTGGAGACACTACTATTCATTGtgttctttctttgttctttaattttttttacttaaaaaaaatattccacTTGAATTGAGATCTCATTCATGAAGGAGGCTTTGTCCGATTCTGTAAAGAAACCGATTTTGATggctttttgcatttttttcccaaCAAAGCAACTAGGTacgtgaaaaaaacatgtagAAATCAAACAAATTCATGATGTTAAATCTGATCTATTGACATTTCTATATGCACTGGCCTAGTCCAACCTCGCATCTACCCTCCATCTCCCTGAATCAACGGCCAGGATTGCATCTTTGAGGCTCATATTTTAAGaagattattttcttttttgtctatATAAACGTGGAAGGAGGGCCTCATCCGGAGCCTAGGCTAACCAGCGCCGTGCAATTTATAACCTATCTAGTGACGCTTTTGTCGCGTTGCTTTTTATGGTGGCCAAAGTGGGACCCACACCGCCGGGCCTCACGCCATTGGACTCGCGCGTTAGCCgttaggctttttttttttttttaggtccATAGCTTTCCTGTCCAAGGAGGAGGAAGGGCCAAGAGCGAAATCGCATCAGTTTCATGTCCTCTAATCTGATGCAAGTTTTGAGTCATGTCTTGGATGAGTGGTGAACTTAGTCTTTGGTTGGAGCTCAGTTTTGAGGCTCTCAAGTTGGtaaattggatttgaaattgaatctaATGAGATCCATTTCATATTCAAACTCGTCCACTTGTCAACAGGATCGAATCTGGTTTAagggttttgtcattttttcgtCCGGCCAACTTTTATTGTATTTAGCTGTTCCAGATCTGAATCATTTGCATATTTCATTAGGCCGGATGAAGCTTCCGAGGGGGTGGACTGGGTGAGTGAGAGGATCACAACCCATTACTCGGAAAAGAGCTCAAAGGCCATCCTTATTTTCCTTGCCTTTAAGGTCGTGGGCGGTGTTGGTGTCATTGGCAagacggtgcacccttcaacttaagGACCCTGCTCCATTATTTAAGACTCACAAGTACAGTACCAATGGTGATTGAACGAAAGATGTGGCTCAGGCAACTTGCAGGGATGTTCACAGTGGCGATTTACTTTAATAGATGAAAAACATTTACTTAGTTTGATTGATGAAGAGGAAGATTCATAACTTTTCTCATGACTGATGACACCTCATTCACTGGTTGCACATTGGTAGGCCTCTGGTTGGTATAACTTTTGAGGTTTTTCGCTTGTAACGATGCTTTGCTTGAGCAGGGGATACTTTCATCATCTCGAACTTCTCACCAACTTTGTGAGATTCACAAGATGGCCAAATTTACTGTtatatagagaaaaaaaaaagaagaagaagaaaaacttgagTTTACCAGAAAGCAAAGGACAGTTGAACTGTCATGTGattcttgaaattttcaaagGCTTTCTTGGATCTTTATCACTTGACCGTCTTCAGGCGAGCGATGAGTCGAGTCTTCAAGGCAACAAGTGCACAACCAAAAAATATCGTAAATGTACCATGATCTCGCATTTTGGATAGAATGGCAGAAAGATGATATTCTGGACGTGTTGCCAGAATGTGGTGTTGGAATTATCATCTCCATCTTAGTATATGTAGCTTTTGGCAGCATTTCTGATACCAAGCAACAGGCGGGTGCTGGAGAAACCAAAGATGCTTTTCAATTCAATAGAATCTAACAATTGTTAGATTttgttctttatctttatctttttattatattttatgaaGAAATGTGTGCGTTCTTAATGTAAAATTATGCTACTATAAATTATGTACCCATTCGCTGGAAACTGACAAGAATCTAATGCAGCCTAAACTTGAGAGGAACCAGGTTTGGCTTCATCCGCCATTAGCACAGGTTGGGCTATTCAGACTCTCAATGGCCTTGGCCAAGGTCAAGCCAACCCAGCGTTGGCATGAAGACCATGCAGTGGGGAGGAGGAggtgagaaaaaaagaaacctgGCTAGGAAGTGAGACTTAAAATCTCATCCTGAAAGAGGTCAAAAGTTCAAGATGCAGGTCGCAGGGTGCACTTGGCACAATCGGGATGTGGTCTGCATAGCCTCACCTTtccaaattaaaaaggaaataataaaaaaacgtAGGGGGACTGCAGCAAATGGCTGCGTCCAAGCAACATTAGATACTGCAAATAATGCATTTGGCACACATAAACACAATCCAAAGCTGCACTATTTTTTCAATTCCTGAAACAATACAAGATCAGCAAACTCTTCAGTTGCTGGTAGCAAGGACAACAAACTACAGGCATGCCTCTTCCACATCTTCCCTGGTAAGGACTTCCATGGGATCATATATCTTCAGCATATTGGCATCAAAATTCACAGACAACAAACTTGCTGGAATTAGCTGCAAAGACTCAGTGACAAGCAAGGACAGAGAAAGCTccaagaaaccaaaagaaaccTCGGACTTTCTGACCACGCACCACCAAACAATTCCTCTCCTCGACACGCACCAAAAATTGTGAGAATCAATCGCAATAAACTCAAAGGAACTGCAAACTTTCCATTAAAGCCTGGCCAGGACATTTTGCTCCTCCACAAGCACAAGAAATTGCCAAACTGGTAACTAAAACTGATCGGGTGCATGCTGATAAGCAGGCTaaagaacaccatgttcttcCAAAATTCTTGTTGGGGCACATCACTCCTCACATTCTGTACATATGTGACTGGCTCTGAAGGGCTTGGTTATCCTCTAGCAGTCGGTCATACTCTAGAAGCAGGTCCTCAGACTGCTTTTGAAGGGCAACAACATTAGCTTCTGCAGCTTGCAACTGCTTGCTCTTCTCTTCAGCCTCGTCTCTCAGTTTCTGTAGATGGCCTGTAAGGCGtgaaatttcttctttcaaagCCGATGCTTCTTGAGAagccttcttctccttctccttgaGGACCAAACACTCTTCCTCGAGCCGTTCAGCCTGCAATTTTGAAGTGACAAGGGCTGCACGAGAACGACCTATTTTTCTGAGATAATGATGCAAGCGAAGAACAACAAACCCCAGAAGAAGACAGAATCCTGCACAAAAATAGATAAGTCTTCATACCACTGCCAGATCTTACTGATGTGCCATAGTGCCTCAAACATATTTGCTCCAGTCCCTTACCATGATTGACCCTTGAAAGATCTTttgcaaaaacataaaaaagagcAGATATGCAAGTGCAGATGAAAAGTTGACAATTTGTTGAGCTGCTAGGAATGCAGCTCTAGACACGGGGAAAACTGCTGTCAGCAGTTCCTTCACAATCTCCTAATTCTTAGTCACAAACAAAGAAAACGAATAAGAAGATAAAGATGACTAGCTGCTTCTCCAGAGAAGGCCTTCTTGTGGCTCTAACTTGCTGAGGGCTATGTCCATCTTTTGTGACTTGACAAATAATAGGAGCACAAGCatgtagcaagaagaaaatccATTCTGAATGAAAACTTCAGAAGCATAATAGCAAGTGAACATAGAGAAAGATGCCCAGCTGCTTCTCCAGAGAAGGCCTTCTTGTGAACGTTAACTTACAAAGGGAGGGATATGTCTATCTATTGTAACTTTAGAAGCACAAGCATGGGGCAAGGGGAAAAACCAGTCTAGATTAAGACTTCCGAAGCATAGTGACAAGTGAACATAAAGCGGAGAATATACTCAAAGATGTAAACCCTGTATATGGTTccatttttcaaaaggaaatacTGCACAACCAAAACAGACAGAGACACTTAATGGAAAGAGAAGATAATAATACTTATACCAGTTAAAAAGGTAATTTAACATATAGATAAGCTTCCCATCTAGGCCTGTATCCATTGATTTAAGTTTAGTGATCATAATGTACAACAATTATTTTTCCTAATCCAGCATAACTAATTTTCTATCTGCCTGAAAGCAAGGACAAGCATTTCATGGACTATCAAGTGTTTATTATGATAATATCTTTTACATCCATTCAAAGAGAGGTTATAGCATAATCTCTTCATATCCTTCCACTAGTCTCAAAAGATAATGGATCATTTGATGCACTAACATGATCATTTACCAATAGGGCGAAGATAATCCTTACATTTGACCGACCAGTGTGCCTGTCAAGCCTTTTGGCTAGACCTAAAcatctcaagaaaatcaaccACACAGATGTGGCTGGATTGTCCAAAATTATAGCTGTGCAAAATAATCACAAAAATATGATAGATAAATCAGATTTTTGTAACATGATCAACTTAAGTTgtccatttcttttttgtcGATACCCCTGTAAAATCAGATTTACACATCAGAATTTTTATACTTGCTTTCCAATATATAAATTCAAACATGGTCAGATTGCTGAGAACCAGCCAGTGTATATACACATAACTTGACATAGAAAAGAGGAGAACCTGGTTAGCATCACTTGCACAGTGTGAGCAACCTACTATTTGAATATCAGAAACAAGACTTTTCATTGTTATGAATAAATGGCACCACCATAAGTATGAATTTACGCTTTCATCTGGTTAATtagaatttatttcaaatatcaGTTCCACTTGACTTCATGAGCTGATCTAGCAGAAAAGCACAATGAGGAACATTTGAATCAGTGTTTATCAGCAAGAATTCTGCCTTGGCCACATAGCAGGTAAACTATGTTTACTTTGTACTTTGTAGTGCTCTATCTCAATAGAATCTGTCCATTCACCTCTCCAAACGAAACATGGAAGCTCAAGTTAGTAAgcaatcacaaaaaaaatcattaaaattagCAGTCAAATATAACTTGTCTGTGACTTTGTGGTTGCTTTCCTTGTTCAGTTTCTGCATGCACAACCTTCATCCACTAGCTTATACTTTTATGCACATCCACATGAAAACTATATGTTTTTGCAACATGTGGACAGGAAAATTGTTGCAGCATTATAGTTTTTGCACTAGTAACAGTGTTGATTTTCTAGCTCAAACATCTATCATGCAATCTGTTCAAGTTAAATAAGGATGAAATGAAAGACTCAACACCTCAAATATACTTGAGCTCAGAACTCGCTATTCTTTCACATCACAAGTCTAGAGTGAGTACCAACTTCCAAACATTTTGAACCAAAACCAGTAATGCAAATGGTGGTACTTGCTTGGTACCCTTCATATCACTTGTATGCTCCACCCAGATTCCAGGTTTTGGACACAGAAGCTAAACGTTTATATGAACAGAAGCAAAGTGTGAGATTACTCGTGGCAGCAGTCAGAAGTGTTGAAGTAAACAATGACGTGCAACAAAACAATTTGCCAAACTTTCAACTCTGGATTGAAATATTCAAACTCAACTATATCATACTGACACAAGTTAAGATTAAATACTGAAAAGTTGACTTTGCAACCTAGATGCAATGTCCAATTTTACAGAATGGGATACTCAATTTCATGGGGACATACTAAGTTCAGGCCGTGGTGAAAATTCTGCCACAAAACCTGGTCAAGAGAGGTCCATGGCCACCAAAACGAGATAACTCCACTTCCTTCTTTTCGCTTTCACCAGCCATATGTTTCAAAATGAGACACGCCTTTTAAAAACTAATCATCTTTACAGACAAAAGACTTCACCCGTCCATTCTTACTCCTACACCAACCAATCACTAATATCACTTGCAATCCCTCCCACAACATGATACCGTCTATCAAAAACTTTCAAGTCTGCCTCTTTTGCAcacaaacatataaatataatcatTGAAAACAACCTGCAGCTGCAGCTCATAGCTATAAGCTAGCTAGCAAATAAATACATGATAACTGAAACAATTTGCAAATGCAGCTGTAGCTACATTCCTGATGCTTATACTAAGCACTTTCCAACTCATTGATGAGGGAAACCATGGGTCATCCCCGCATTAGCCATTGACTGGAGCTCGTTCAAGCAAGCCAGGCTGCACAGCATCACCACTTTGCACCTCCTTCCGATTGTTCCCGGTGCAAGAATGATCCTAGAAGTCATAAAACCATAATAATTTATCTAAAAAGGCATAAAGATATAGATCCCATTAATGTCAATATTCCTTTGACATGACCACTACTGAGTTATTCTTCCTCCTTTGTCAACCGCCACCTTCATTAACCAAACTTCACTTTCATTGAacgaaaaaagaaacagaaaaaaaggaaaatgcaaaCGCAATCTTGTGCCTTTACCAATATAAATAGCTATCAGAGAAACGTAGAAAGCGGATTATACAACAGATGAACAACAAGTGCACCGTATTAAGAAAATCAAGCCAAGCTGAAGCAGACAATCAAGAAccgcatttttttaaaaaaaaaggacgaaatAGCAATGAGAGTGGAGATGGGTAGTGGACACTGGAGCATGGTACCCATAAGAGAAGCTTCGAGAACGTGGGTGCTCCACAGGACCTGGTCCATTGGGGTGGTGGTGCCGACTTTGACACCCTTCTTTCCGATCTTAAGGATGCTGGTGAGGCTGGAGATGAATATGAGAGACATGGTGCAGGCGAGCGTCTTGATGGTGGGAGGGCCCCTGCCCGTCTGCAGCTGATCCAACGCTCTCATTGTCAATTCCGTGAAGGGCCCCATCTTGAGGATCAGCAGAGACGCCACCGCCCCCTCCACAAGTAACACGAGAACCAGCAGAGGGATCATTgcctctctccccctctttctccctctctgtctttctcccactctccctttctctcctcAACTGCCCCCAATGTGTCGAAAGAACTACAGTAAAGTAGGATGAGCGCtagtcagagagagagagagcacgcaAAGAATCTCAGAACGTGACCGAGCGTCGGACGAGAGAGAATGACAGAGACAGCCGAGAGACCATCGCGGGGAGGATGCTTTTTATGGGTTTAAGGATTTTTCAGGAGGTGTGCTTTTTACAGGCCTCAAAACGGGCGAAAATTTTGTTGTACACCATGAACTCAATGCCTCAACCGGCACCGGCATAGCGTAGCGGGTTGAGAAGTCAATGCCTCAACCGGCATAGCGTACCTGGTTGAGTTAGTGTCTTTATTAACCTAGATGTTCCTGTGTTTTAAAGCGGTAGGGCGCGACATttaagctgaagggtgcaccgttgctatcgctgacaccgataCAGCTCAAAACCCCGGAGGCAGGAGAAATGGGAGGCCTTCGGGCTTTTTTCGagcggtgggattaatacctctttttcctttttcctgcaaATATACTTCATTTTAAAGTTAATTACTTATAACAGCCTAATAATTGAGGAATTATAAATgacccattgatttttttaaaataattttttgacaaataattttagaCACCTTGTTCATAATAATCTTTAAACTAAAGCAATCCAAAGTTATTTTCATCGAGCAAATTTGTTTGGAAACTCAACCTAGCCCTTCTGATTGATCTCGGAAGAGAAAGTAATTTCACTTGGATCTCCACTCAATTTCATTAGATCTGGTGCAACATTGTTTCTGTTGACGTGGTAAAAGT
This window of the Nymphaea colorata isolate Beijing-Zhang1983 chromosome 2, ASM883128v2, whole genome shotgun sequence genome carries:
- the LOC116249345 gene encoding uncharacterized protein LOC116249345, which codes for MIPLLVLVLLVEGAVASLLILKMGPFTELTMRALDQLQTGRGPPTIKTLACTMSLIFISSLTSILKIGKKGVKVGTTTPMDQVLWSTHVLEASLMGFCLLLGFVVLRLHHYLRKIGRSRAALVTSKLQAERLEEECLVLKEKEKKASQEASALKEEISRLTGHLQKLRDEAEEKSKQLQAAEANVVALQKQSEDLLLEYDRLLEDNQALQSQSHMYRM